The following proteins are co-located in the Canis aureus isolate CA01 chromosome X, VMU_Caureus_v.1.0, whole genome shotgun sequence genome:
- the LOC144308547 gene encoding uncharacterized protein LOC144308547, whose protein sequence is MDSLTEQRLTSPNLPAPHLEHYSVLHCTMTLDVQTVVVFAVIVVLLLVNVILMFFLGTR, encoded by the coding sequence ATGGACAGTCTGACAGAACAGAGACTGACATCTCCCAATCTGCCGGCCCCCCACTTGGAACACTACAGTGTTCTGCATTGCACCATGACCCTGGATGTGCAAACTGTAGTTGTTTTTGCCGTGATTGTAGTCCTCCTGCTTGTCAATGTCATACTCATGTTTTTCCTGGGAACGCGCTGA